From one Haloplasma contractile SSD-17B genomic stretch:
- a CDS encoding sigma-70 family RNA polymerase sigma factor: protein MQIDEKEALKLVLKIQSGDHSAYKELHKMYEPIIHIKVRKLRIPLNLKDDFVQEARIALLKAAKTYVKHRKVKFFTFLNVCIDNHLLTCIRNFNRKKHKIINHSISLEEPGRDFIKVNQQLSKNHTVEEMIIAENHFDYCCKKTYKHLEGLERLVFKWMLKGLTANEIATQINRETKAVYAAISRVKKKLYTHLDN, encoded by the coding sequence ATGCAAATTGATGAAAAAGAGGCACTAAAACTGGTTTTAAAAATCCAGAGTGGCGATCATTCAGCTTATAAAGAATTACATAAGATGTATGAGCCTATTATACATATTAAGGTAAGAAAGCTTAGGATCCCACTAAATCTTAAAGACGACTTTGTTCAAGAAGCACGAATCGCACTATTAAAAGCAGCAAAAACATATGTAAAACATCGAAAAGTGAAATTCTTTACGTTTCTTAATGTATGTATAGATAATCATCTACTAACATGTATAAGAAACTTCAACAGAAAAAAACATAAAATCATAAATCACAGTATTTCTTTAGAAGAACCAGGTAGAGATTTTATTAAAGTTAATCAGCAACTTAGTAAAAATCATACAGTAGAAGAGATGATTATTGCAGAGAACCATTTTGATTATTGCTGTAAAAAGACGTATAAACATCTAGAGGGTCTAGAACGACTAGTATTCAAGTGGATGTTAAAAGGGTTAACTGCTAATGAAATTGCCACACAAATTAATCGAGAAACAAAAGCAGTGTACGCAGCAATCAGTAGAGTGAAAAAGAAACTCTACACGCATTTAGATAATTAA
- the rplA gene encoding 50S ribosomal protein L1 produces MAKRGKKYTEAIKQVDKTKLYQVEEAIELVKKTSVAKFDATVEVAFRLGVDPRKADQNIRGAMVLPHGTGKTRTVLVIAKGEKAKEAEQAGADYVGDAEYIEKIQDGWFGFDVIVATPDMMPQLGRLGRILGPKGLMPNPKTGTVTMDVTKAVEEIKAGKVEYRVDKAGNVHVPIGKISFDSVKLLENLRAITETMVRLKPASAKGTYMKNVSVSSTMGPGVKLDTESIV; encoded by the coding sequence ATGGCTAAAAGAGGAAAAAAATATACTGAAGCTATTAAACAAGTAGATAAAACTAAATTATATCAAGTTGAAGAAGCAATAGAACTAGTAAAGAAAACTAGTGTTGCGAAATTCGACGCTACAGTAGAAGTTGCATTTCGTTTAGGAGTAGATCCTCGTAAGGCGGATCAAAATATCCGTGGTGCAATGGTTTTACCTCATGGTACTGGTAAAACACGTACTGTTTTAGTGATTGCTAAAGGTGAGAAAGCTAAAGAAGCTGAACAAGCTGGTGCTGACTACGTTGGTGATGCTGAATATATCGAGAAAATCCAAGATGGTTGGTTTGGCTTTGATGTAATCGTTGCAACACCAGATATGATGCCACAACTAGGACGTTTAGGACGTATTTTAGGACCTAAAGGTTTAATGCCTAACCCTAAGACTGGAACTGTTACTATGGATGTAACAAAAGCAGTTGAAGAAATTAAGGCTGGTAAGGTAGAATATCGTGTAGACAAAGCTGGAAACGTTCATGTACCTATTGGTAAAATTTCATTTGATAGTGTTAAACTATTAGAAAATTTACGTGCAATTACTGAAACTATGGTTCGATTAAAACCAGCTTCTGCTAAAGGGACTTACATGAAGAATGTATCCGTATCATCTACGATGGGTCCTGGAGTAAAATTAGATACAGAATCAATTGTATAA
- a CDS encoding class I SAM-dependent methyltransferase, with product MGKHYYTNNLEMESNPKQFEFKLRDNWLKFITDHGVFSKKEIDYGSRVLIKSIVLEEKDTNILDMGCGYGPIGISLAKEFSLKTFHLVDVNLRAVGLAKQNSILNDVSNVCAFYSDRYENISQQYDVIISNPPVRAGKQIVLNIIEDAIDYLNDDGSIWIVLQKKQGAPSIKNKMEALYGNCDVICRDKGYYVLKSNKT from the coding sequence ATGGGGAAACATTATTATACTAATAATTTAGAAATGGAAAGTAATCCCAAACAGTTTGAATTTAAACTGAGGGACAACTGGCTTAAGTTTATTACAGATCATGGTGTCTTTTCTAAAAAAGAAATAGATTACGGCTCAAGGGTACTTATTAAGTCGATTGTCTTAGAGGAAAAAGATACTAACATCCTTGATATGGGGTGTGGCTATGGACCGATAGGTATTAGTTTAGCTAAAGAGTTTTCTCTTAAAACATTTCACTTAGTCGATGTAAACCTAAGAGCAGTTGGACTTGCTAAACAAAATAGTATATTAAATGATGTTTCTAATGTGTGTGCATTCTATAGTGATCGTTATGAAAATATATCGCAACAGTATGACGTGATTATATCGAATCCTCCTGTTAGAGCAGGTAAACAAATCGTATTAAATATAATAGAGGATGCAATAGATTACCTAAATGATGACGGTTCAATATGGATTGTACTTCAGAAGAAGCAGGGCGCACCATCAATTAAAAATAAAATGGAAGCTCTATATGGTAACTGTGACGTGATTTGTCGAGATAAAGGCTATTATGTACTTAAAAGTAATAAAACATAA
- the rplK gene encoding 50S ribosomal protein L11, with translation MAKQVTNVVKLQIPAGKANPAPPVGPALGQAGVNIQQFCSEFNERTREMMGNVIPVVITVYEDRSFTFITKTPPASDLLKKVAGIKSGASNPKTDKVATITRDQVREIAETKMPDLNANDVEAAMKIIEGTARNMGIVVED, from the coding sequence GTGGCAAAGCAAGTTACAAATGTAGTAAAATTACAAATTCCAGCAGGTAAAGCAAATCCTGCACCACCAGTTGGACCGGCATTAGGTCAAGCAGGTGTAAATATTCAACAATTTTGTTCTGAGTTTAATGAACGCACACGTGAAATGATGGGAAATGTCATTCCTGTTGTAATCACTGTTTATGAAGATCGTTCATTTACGTTCATCACAAAGACTCCACCAGCTTCAGACTTACTTAAGAAAGTAGCTGGTATTAAAAGTGGCGCTTCAAACCCTAAGACTGACAAAGTAGCAACAATTACACGCGATCAAGTTCGCGAAATTGCTGAAACTAAAATGCCAGACTTAAATGCAAATGATGTTGAAGCTGCTATGAAAATAATCGAAGGTACTGCAAGAAACATGGGAATCGTTGTAGAGGACTAA
- the rpmG gene encoding 50S ribosomal protein L33, translated as MRKKVILACEECLSRNYTSNKNTHNDRERLEIKKFCKKCGKHTIHKETK; from the coding sequence ATGAGAAAAAAAGTTATACTAGCATGCGAAGAATGCTTATCGCGTAACTACACAAGTAATAAGAATACACATAATGATCGTGAACGATTAGAAATTAAAAAGTTCTGTAAAAAATGTGGAAAACATACAATACACAAAGAAACAAAATAG
- a CDS encoding Mini-ribonuclease 3 has protein sequence MNDYTLLNGTTLAYIGDSYYDLCIRKYLIDNGYTKGKALHKQSTRYVSAKSQSLIIKYFREENFLTEEEENIVKRGRNAKVKSNRRNTDILTYKHSTSYEALIGYLYLTKQQERLDYIVDTSINIVEKW, from the coding sequence ATGAATGATTATACATTGTTGAATGGTACAACACTTGCATATATAGGTGATTCCTATTATGATTTGTGTATACGTAAATATTTAATCGATAACGGATATACTAAGGGTAAGGCGCTACATAAGCAATCAACACGTTATGTTAGTGCCAAATCCCAATCGCTTATTATTAAATATTTTAGGGAAGAAAATTTTCTAACAGAAGAAGAGGAAAACATTGTTAAACGTGGGCGAAATGCAAAAGTTAAATCGAACAGACGAAATACGGATATCCTAACGTACAAGCATAGTACATCATACGAAGCTTTAATTGGGTATTTATATCTTACAAAGCAGCAAGAACGACTAGATTATATAGTAGATACTTCAATAAACATAGTTGAAAAGTGGTGA
- the rplJ gene encoding 50S ribosomal protein L10: MSSAVIESKIKLVDQVTEKFENSLSCVVVDYRGLTVEEVTELRKKLREEGIEFKVIKNNISRRAANQAGFEGLSDLFTGPNAIAFSENDAVAPARILHDFAKDHEELELKGGFIEKNIASIEQIKEVAALPNRDGMLSMLLSVLQAPIRNFAYAVKAISEKDGEEVEENDAE, encoded by the coding sequence ATGAGCTCAGCTGTAATTGAAAGTAAAATTAAATTAGTCGATCAAGTTACTGAAAAATTTGAGAATTCTTTATCTTGTGTAGTTGTTGACTACCGTGGTTTAACGGTAGAAGAAGTAACTGAACTTCGTAAAAAACTACGTGAAGAAGGAATTGAATTTAAAGTAATTAAAAACAATATCTCAAGAAGAGCCGCTAACCAAGCTGGATTTGAAGGTTTATCAGATTTATTCACAGGTCCAAACGCAATAGCATTTAGTGAAAATGATGCGGTTGCTCCTGCTAGAATTCTTCATGATTTCGCAAAAGACCATGAAGAGTTAGAATTAAAAGGTGGATTTATTGAGAAAAATATTGCGTCAATTGAACAAATTAAAGAAGTAGCTGCATTACCGAACCGTGATGGTATGTTGTCTATGTTACTAAGCGTATTACAAGCTCCTATCCGAAACTTTGCATATGCTGTTAAAGCTATATCTGAAAAAGACGGAGAAGAAGTAGAAGAAAACGACGCTGAATAA
- the rlmB gene encoding 23S rRNA (guanosine(2251)-2'-O)-methyltransferase RlmB: MADYIYGKNTIQEAIKAKHRVHEVYLNKRNKEKEASFTKELKQNGISFKFVDKVELDQLVKGNHQGIIAKVEPYNYYSIDEILNDAVKKDEDPFLLILDGLEDPHNLGAIMRTADACGVHGIIIPKNRSVSLNATVAKLSSGAIEYVKVTKVTNITRTIKELKKKGIWIAGTDLDTSVTYKNSDYKLPLALVIGNEGKGISRLVKDNCDFLVKLPMKGKISSLNASVAAGILMYEIYSQRSL, from the coding sequence ATGGCAGATTACATTTATGGAAAGAATACAATTCAGGAAGCAATAAAGGCAAAACATCGTGTTCATGAGGTTTATTTAAATAAAAGAAACAAGGAAAAAGAAGCGTCCTTTACAAAAGAATTAAAACAAAATGGAATCTCATTTAAATTTGTTGATAAAGTAGAATTAGACCAACTAGTTAAAGGGAATCACCAAGGAATTATTGCAAAAGTAGAGCCGTATAACTATTATAGTATTGATGAAATTTTAAATGATGCTGTAAAAAAAGATGAAGATCCTTTTCTTTTGATATTAGATGGCCTTGAAGATCCACATAACTTAGGTGCAATAATGAGGACAGCGGATGCTTGTGGTGTTCATGGAATCATTATTCCAAAAAACCGATCAGTTAGTTTAAATGCTACAGTAGCAAAACTATCAAGTGGCGCTATAGAGTATGTGAAGGTTACAAAAGTGACCAACATTACCCGTACAATTAAAGAGTTAAAGAAAAAAGGTATATGGATAGCAGGTACTGATTTGGATACGAGTGTTACCTATAAAAACTCTGATTATAAACTTCCTTTAGCCTTGGTAATAGGGAATGAAGGAAAAGGTATTAGTCGATTAGTTAAGGATAATTGTGATTTTCTTGTAAAATTACCTATGAAAGGGAAAATATCTTCTTTAAATGCTTCGGTTGCAGCAGGGATTTTAATGTATGAGATATACAGTCAACGATCTCTGTAA
- the rpoB gene encoding DNA-directed RNA polymerase subunit beta — translation MNGKLVPYGKKRTRRNYSRIASNLELPNLIEIQTKSYETFLEKGLQEMFKEISPIKDHSENLELHFVGYELGEPKYGLREAKDRDATYSAPLKIKARLENKEKDEVIEQDVFMGDFPLMTPTGTFIINGSERVIVSQLVRSSGVYYSRDIDKKTGKEKFSAQVIPTRGAWLEFEIDAKDILYTRVDRTRKIPITVLLRALGMSTNEQILDVLGNDDYLHNTLHKDQTENSELALFEIYEKLRPGEPPTVEGARSLFTARFFDPKRYDLAAVGRFKFNKKLNIFDRLVGKYLAENLVITDDITVDIEKVTPEYTKYFEDIIIPKKDEISAKASNVINAFETAHQNLKHLFVESIQSLSDILAKENVNTLATFIKEVIKENEQVRTDIMTSEDNENIVEDANSIVMGTDNLTKVRRFLTDLDVNRMSVQDQDPLQLMLFIEFLTEFKEIFEFMLLRGKILPDEYYALKDSILNHDFTKVKAINDLKGKYNSEVSLLLNQDIRIINNLENVKNLLEVLPETKNSLNDAKLAIEEILKEDSSEELELLNIIYMCKQIFEHASDIALESLQNVYDFMETKDVYNLDELKTVFKINNYELNQNLLSFRMFNSIGKLFETLGREYIDLEIENVDVDELNMFKYIIKSLIYETVDTYKELIDEDGNLFLPAGTIFIQAEENKQITQEIADQLSYLGIGHKLNLKKLNVHDSLEEEPTYIQIAKINLFDDEGNVYTKTLVGNNQEEERKNVTTSDIIASVSYYNNLLNGFGYLDDIDHLGNRRLRLVGELLQNQFRIGLTRMERVIRERMSIQETEKLAPQSLINIRPVTASIKEFFGSSQLSQFMDQTNPLAELTHKRRLSALGPGGLTRERAQMEVRDVHYSHYGRMCPIETPEGPNIGLINSLSSYAKVNEFGFIVTPYRRVDKEKLMVTDDYEYLTADKEDNYVVAQANINLDGYKIVDDKVVARRRGENLMIPAEEVDFVDVSPKQIVSVATSMIPFLEHDDSNRALMGANMQRQAIPLLIPEAPFVGTGVEYKSARDSGVAVLARHDGVVEYVDSKIIKIRTKDNKLDEYPLIKFARSNQGTCYNQKPIVALGEEIEAGDTLCDGFSMEDGELAIGRNVTVAFMTWHGYNYEDAIIMSERLVKDDVYTSVHIEEYEVEARDTKLGSEEITRDIPNAPEEALKNLDEKGIIRIGAEVKEGDILVGKVTPKGQTDLSAEERLLHAIFGEKAREVKDTSKKVPHGGNGIVHDVKYFSRKNGDEMAPGVNEVIRVYIVQKRKISVGDKMAGRHGNKGVISRILPEEDMPYMPDGTPVDIMLNPLGVPSRMNIGQILEIHLGMAAKKLGIHVATPVFDGATNEDLMALIKEAGMDDDAKTVLFDGRTGSKFDNKVSVGVMYMIKLAHMVDDKLHARSIGPYSLVTQQPLGGKAQFGGQRFGEMEVWALEAYGAAYTLQEILTVKSDDMVGRVKVYNAIVRGESIPEPGVPESFRVLIKELQSLGLDVKITNEANDEIQLRESLLDETPMVDLENKEQEKSKS, via the coding sequence TTGAACGGAAAGCTAGTACCTTATGGAAAAAAACGAACTAGACGTAACTACTCTCGTATAGCGAGTAACTTAGAGTTACCAAACTTAATTGAAATCCAAACAAAATCTTATGAAACATTTCTTGAGAAAGGTCTACAGGAGATGTTTAAAGAAATTTCACCGATCAAAGACCACAGTGAAAACTTAGAATTGCACTTTGTTGGATATGAATTAGGCGAACCAAAATATGGGTTACGTGAAGCAAAAGACAGAGATGCAACTTACTCAGCGCCATTAAAAATAAAAGCGCGTCTTGAAAACAAAGAGAAAGATGAAGTAATTGAACAAGATGTATTTATGGGCGATTTCCCATTAATGACACCAACAGGTACATTCATTATTAATGGATCTGAACGTGTTATCGTTTCTCAACTTGTAAGGTCATCAGGTGTTTATTATAGTAGAGATATCGATAAAAAGACAGGTAAAGAAAAGTTTTCAGCACAAGTTATACCAACTAGAGGTGCTTGGTTAGAATTTGAAATCGATGCGAAGGATATTTTATATACGCGTGTTGATCGAACAAGAAAAATACCAATCACTGTTCTTTTGCGTGCATTAGGAATGTCTACTAATGAACAAATCTTAGATGTGCTTGGAAATGATGATTATCTACATAACACACTACATAAAGATCAAACTGAAAATAGTGAACTTGCACTGTTTGAAATTTACGAAAAATTACGTCCTGGTGAGCCACCTACTGTCGAAGGTGCAAGAAGTCTATTCACAGCTAGATTCTTCGATCCAAAAAGATATGATCTTGCTGCAGTAGGACGTTTTAAATTTAACAAGAAGTTAAATATATTTGATCGTTTAGTTGGTAAATATCTTGCCGAAAACTTAGTTATTACAGATGATATTACGGTAGACATCGAAAAGGTAACACCAGAATATACTAAGTATTTTGAAGATATTATTATTCCTAAAAAAGATGAGATATCAGCTAAAGCATCTAATGTGATAAATGCATTTGAAACTGCTCATCAAAATTTAAAACATTTATTTGTAGAATCAATTCAATCACTAAGTGATATTTTAGCTAAGGAAAATGTAAACACATTAGCTACCTTTATTAAAGAGGTAATAAAAGAAAATGAGCAAGTCAGAACTGATATTATGACGAGCGAAGATAATGAGAATATTGTTGAAGATGCGAATTCAATTGTAATGGGTACTGATAATTTAACAAAAGTAAGACGCTTCTTAACTGATTTAGACGTTAATCGTATGAGTGTACAAGATCAAGATCCATTACAACTTATGCTATTCATTGAATTCTTAACTGAATTTAAAGAAATCTTTGAATTTATGTTATTAAGAGGTAAAATTTTACCAGATGAGTATTATGCATTGAAAGACAGTATACTAAATCATGATTTTACTAAAGTTAAAGCGATAAATGACTTAAAAGGTAAATATAACAGCGAAGTAAGTCTCCTATTAAATCAAGATATTCGTATTATAAACAACTTAGAGAATGTTAAGAATTTATTAGAAGTTCTTCCTGAAACAAAGAATTCTTTAAATGATGCAAAGTTAGCTATAGAAGAAATTTTAAAAGAAGATTCAAGTGAAGAACTTGAGTTATTAAATATTATATATATGTGCAAACAAATATTTGAACATGCATCTGATATTGCACTTGAGAGTTTGCAAAATGTATACGACTTTATGGAAACTAAAGATGTGTACAATTTGGATGAACTAAAAACAGTATTTAAGATCAACAACTATGAGTTAAATCAAAACTTACTATCGTTTAGAATGTTTAATTCAATTGGAAAATTATTCGAAACGTTAGGTAGAGAATACATTGACTTAGAAATTGAAAATGTAGATGTTGATGAACTGAATATGTTTAAATACATTATTAAATCTCTAATTTATGAAACGGTAGATACATATAAAGAATTAATTGATGAAGATGGTAACCTATTCTTACCGGCAGGAACAATCTTTATACAAGCCGAGGAAAACAAGCAAATAACCCAAGAAATAGCAGACCAATTAAGTTATTTAGGAATTGGACATAAGTTAAACCTTAAAAAGCTTAATGTTCATGATTCCTTAGAAGAGGAACCAACATATATCCAAATTGCAAAGATTAATCTTTTTGATGATGAGGGTAACGTATATACAAAGACTCTTGTTGGTAACAATCAAGAAGAAGAACGCAAAAATGTAACAACCTCAGATATCATTGCATCTGTAAGTTACTATAATAATCTTCTTAATGGGTTTGGTTATTTAGATGATATTGATCACCTAGGTAATCGACGCTTACGATTAGTGGGAGAATTATTACAAAATCAATTTAGAATCGGTCTAACACGTATGGAACGAGTAATTAGAGAACGTATGTCAATTCAGGAAACTGAAAAATTAGCTCCTCAATCTCTAATTAATATTCGACCAGTGACTGCCTCTATCAAAGAGTTCTTTGGAAGTTCTCAACTTTCACAATTTATGGATCAAACCAATCCATTAGCAGAACTAACACATAAAAGACGATTATCTGCATTAGGACCTGGTGGTTTAACGCGTGAACGAGCTCAAATGGAAGTACGTGACGTTCACTACTCTCACTATGGACGTATGTGTCCTATCGAAACACCTGAGGGACCTAATATTGGATTAATTAACTCGTTATCTTCTTATGCTAAAGTTAATGAATTTGGATTTATCGTAACACCATATCGAAGAGTAGATAAAGAAAAACTTATGGTTACAGATGACTATGAGTACTTAACGGCAGACAAAGAAGATAATTATGTTGTAGCACAGGCAAATATTAACCTAGATGGATATAAAATCGTAGATGATAAAGTAGTTGCGAGACGTCGTGGTGAAAACTTAATGATTCCAGCTGAAGAAGTTGATTTTGTTGATGTATCTCCAAAACAGATTGTATCAGTCGCGACTTCTATGATTCCATTCTTAGAGCATGATGATTCAAACCGTGCTTTAATGGGTGCGAACATGCAACGTCAGGCTATTCCATTATTAATTCCTGAAGCACCGTTTGTAGGAACTGGTGTTGAATATAAATCAGCACGGGATTCAGGTGTAGCTGTATTAGCACGTCATGATGGCGTTGTTGAATACGTTGATTCAAAAATTATTAAGATTCGTACAAAAGATAATAAATTAGACGAATACCCACTTATTAAATTTGCTCGTTCAAACCAAGGAACTTGTTATAATCAAAAACCGATTGTAGCACTTGGAGAGGAAATTGAAGCAGGAGATACCCTATGCGATGGATTCTCAATGGAAGATGGAGAACTTGCAATAGGTCGTAACGTAACGGTTGCCTTCATGACATGGCATGGATATAACTATGAGGATGCAATCATTATGAGTGAACGTCTAGTTAAAGACGATGTATATACATCGGTTCATATAGAAGAATACGAAGTGGAAGCAAGAGATACCAAACTAGGCTCAGAAGAAATTACAAGAGATATACCTAATGCACCGGAAGAAGCCCTTAAAAACTTAGATGAAAAGGGAATAATTCGTATTGGTGCTGAAGTTAAAGAAGGAGATATCCTTGTTGGTAAAGTAACGCCTAAAGGACAAACTGATTTATCCGCGGAAGAACGACTTTTACACGCTATTTTCGGAGAAAAAGCACGTGAGGTTAAAGATACTTCTAAAAAAGTACCACATGGTGGAAATGGAATTGTACACGATGTAAAATACTTCAGTAGAAAAAATGGTGATGAAATGGCACCGGGTGTCAATGAGGTAATTCGTGTATACATTGTACAAAAACGTAAAATCTCAGTAGGAGATAAGATGGCTGGTCGACATGGTAATAAAGGGGTTATCTCTCGAATACTACCAGAAGAGGATATGCCATATATGCCTGACGGGACTCCAGTAGATATCATGTTAAATCCACTTGGTGTGCCATCACGAATGAACATTGGTCAGATTCTAGAAATTCACTTAGGAATGGCTGCTAAAAAATTAGGAATACATGTTGCTACACCAGTATTCGATGGGGCAACGAATGAAGACTTAATGGCTTTAATTAAAGAAGCTGGTATGGATGACGATGCTAAGACAGTGTTATTCGATGGGCGAACAGGAAGTAAATTTGATAACAAAGTTTCAGTAGGTGTCATGTATATGATCAAACTAGCACATATGGTTGATGATAAACTACATGCCCGTTCGATTGGTCCTTATTCACTCGTTACACAACAACCACTTGGTGGTAAAGCACAATTTGGTGGACAACGTTTCGGAGAAATGGAAGTTTGGGCATTAGAGGCGTATGGTGCAGCTTATACACTTCAAGAAATCTTAACTGTTAAATCAGATGATATGGTTGGTCGTGTTAAGGTGTATAATGCCATTGTAAGAGGAGAATCAATTCCGGAACCAGGTGTTCCTGAATCGTTCCGAGTTCTTATAAAAGAACTTCAATCATTAGGACTAGATGTAAAGATTACAAACGAAGCAAATGATGAAATTCAACTTCGTGAAAGTTTATTAGACGAAACACCAATGGTTGATTTAGAAAATAAAGAACAAGAAAAATCAAAATCGTGA
- the nusG gene encoding transcription termination/antitermination protein NusG, protein MDNKLWYVVNTYSGYENKVKENLTKRIETMGMQDIIYRVIVPEEKEVEVKNGKKKEKTSKVFPGYVLIEMVVTDESWYVVRNTPGVTGFLGSSGGGAKPVPLQDGEIEPILKKLGMARVELDIDVEVGSEVKIKEGPFAGQVGTIESIDPIKTTMTVLVDLFGRETPVELEFDQVDEVVI, encoded by the coding sequence ATGGATAACAAATTATGGTATGTAGTGAACACATACTCTGGATATGAAAATAAAGTAAAAGAAAACTTAACAAAACGTATTGAAACAATGGGAATGCAGGACATAATTTATAGAGTCATTGTACCGGAAGAAAAAGAAGTAGAAGTTAAAAACGGTAAAAAGAAAGAAAAGACTTCAAAAGTATTCCCAGGATATGTATTAATAGAAATGGTTGTTACGGATGAATCATGGTACGTTGTCCGTAATACACCAGGAGTGACAGGGTTCTTAGGATCAAGTGGTGGAGGAGCCAAACCAGTACCATTACAAGATGGTGAAATCGAACCAATCCTTAAAAAGTTAGGAATGGCTAGAGTCGAGTTAGATATCGATGTTGAAGTAGGGTCCGAAGTAAAAATTAAAGAAGGTCCTTTCGCTGGTCAGGTTGGTACGATAGAATCAATTGATCCTATTAAAACGACAATGACAGTTTTAGTTGATTTATTTGGACGTGAAACTCCAGTTGAGCTAGAGTTTGATCAAGTGGATGAAGTTGTCATTTAA
- the rplL gene encoding 50S ribosomal protein L7/L12: MAKLTAAEIIESLKDMTVLELNDLVKAIEEEFGVTAAAPVAAAAAGAVEAEQTEFDVILNSAGPKKIGVIKVVREITGLGLKDAKGLVDGAPTPVKEKVSKEEAEEVKSKLEEAGASVEVK, from the coding sequence ATGGCAAAATTAACTGCTGCTGAAATTATAGAGTCATTAAAAGATATGACAGTATTAGAATTAAACGATCTAGTAAAAGCGATCGAAGAAGAATTTGGTGTAACTGCTGCTGCCCCTGTAGCTGCTGCTGCTGCTGGAGCTGTAGAAGCTGAGCAAACTGAATTTGATGTAATCTTAAATAGTGCGGGACCTAAGAAGATTGGTGTAATCAAAGTGGTTCGTGAAATCACTGGATTAGGACTTAAGGATGCTAAAGGATTAGTAGACGGAGCACCTACACCTGTTAAAGAAAAAGTATCTAAAGAAGAAGCTGAAGAAGTTAAAAGTAAGTTAGAAGAAGCTGGAGCTTCTGTAGAAGTTAAATAA
- the secE gene encoding preprotein translocase subunit SecE yields MSANNLLENKGLRMFLKYFAAIVGLAGIVIAFLISFDVLTFDFLEGTTQTFLASLAAAIVGVILVFFAFSKELDQIFLKAEETKFSLSKNEDAAQISVDNIIWFVFAIALLTVKVLLDMNILILPEILGTHTDLIINIILVILIIFCFIQAFWQIIKPALKEMRKVTWTTAKIMKEHSIKVFTFVIFMSLLFLALDQGLTGLKDWFYNNIAL; encoded by the coding sequence ATGAGTGCAAACAATCTATTAGAAAATAAAGGACTAAGAATGTTTTTAAAATATTTTGCTGCTATTGTGGGGCTAGCGGGAATCGTAATCGCATTTTTAATTTCATTCGATGTATTAACATTTGACTTCTTAGAAGGAACTACCCAAACGTTTTTAGCATCTTTAGCTGCAGCAATCGTAGGAGTTATTCTAGTGTTTTTTGCTTTCTCTAAAGAATTAGATCAAATTTTTCTAAAGGCAGAAGAAACAAAGTTTTCACTTTCTAAAAACGAAGATGCGGCACAAATTAGTGTTGATAATATAATTTGGTTTGTATTTGCAATAGCATTATTGACGGTAAAAGTATTATTAGACATGAATATACTGATTTTACCTGAAATATTAGGAACACATACAGATTTAATTATAAATATTATTTTAGTAATTTTAATTATTTTCTGTTTTATTCAAGCGTTCTGGCAAATTATAAAGCCGGCGTTAAAAGAAATGAGAAAAGTAACGTGGACTACAGCTAAAATAATGAAAGAACACTCAATTAAAGTGTTTACATTTGTAATCTTTATGTCACTATTGTTCTTAGCGCTTGATCAAGGACTTACTGGATTAAAAGATTGGTTCTATAATAATATTGCACTATAG